A window of Ignavibacteriales bacterium contains these coding sequences:
- a CDS encoding HNH endonuclease codes for MNKTSIKSQLRKYSIFQKRSTTINHAFASAMAPFDEYAEKKIDAILNELECFRNGKIYCVYCGKVEAQTWDHLFALVKNNEPSGYGHRYGNLVPSCKECNSKKGNKDWAIANELINVNNPKQKSKVKRVISYHIKKYPPNGKLVSDDQKKKLSVIKNKIHKLMKDADNVLNGK; via the coding sequence ATGAATAAAACAAGCATTAAATCCCAACTCCGGAAGTATTCTATATTTCAGAAGAGATCGACAACGATTAATCATGCATTTGCCTCAGCGATGGCGCCTTTTGATGAATATGCAGAAAAAAAGATTGATGCAATATTGAATGAGTTGGAATGTTTTAGAAATGGGAAGATTTATTGTGTGTATTGTGGAAAAGTTGAAGCACAGACATGGGATCATTTATTTGCGCTTGTGAAGAATAACGAGCCATCTGGATATGGGCACAGATATGGGAATCTTGTTCCTAGTTGTAAAGAGTGTAATTCAAAAAAAGGAAACAAGGACTGGGCTATTGCAAATGAATTAATAAACGTAAACAATCCTAAGCAAAAATCTAAAGTAAAACGAGTTATATCATATCATATTAAGAAATACCCTCCAAATGGGAAATTAGTTTCTGATGATCAAAAAAAAAAGTTGAGTGTGATCAAAAATAAAATTCATAAGTTAATGAAAGATGCAGATAATGTTTTAAACGGGAAATAA
- a CDS encoding T9SS type A sorting domain-containing protein — MKKVIFLLFILSTSIYSQTPCPGTPTVTYEGKTYNTVQIGNQCWLKENLDIGTMIQGNQDQMNNGIIEKYCYDNNPSNCATYGGLYQWAETIQYENGATNTSWPNPAFSGDVQGICPSGWHIPTNAEFQTLETSVNRDGNALKSIGQGNGSGIGTNTSGFSALLTGGRHAAGYFVNFVSFSYFWSTTDDYGNTAYLQYLDHGNSSCYLSIENKKAGFSIRCIKDEATVVGIDNEKGFPLEYLLGQNYPNPFNPSSTISFAIPKSSHVSIKVYDLLGKEMKTLVDKELLAGNHEISFNGSVLPSGIYFYKIRAGDFTRTKKMILMK, encoded by the coding sequence ATGAAAAAAGTTATTTTCCTTTTATTCATTTTATCGACTTCAATTTATTCTCAAACTCCTTGTCCAGGCACTCCAACGGTAACCTATGAAGGCAAAACCTATAACACTGTGCAGATAGGTAACCAATGTTGGTTAAAAGAAAATCTTGATATAGGTACAATGATACAAGGAAATCAAGATCAAATGAATAATGGTATAATAGAAAAGTATTGCTATGATAATAACCCCAGCAATTGTGCAACGTATGGTGGATTATATCAATGGGCAGAGACAATTCAATACGAAAATGGTGCAACAAATACATCATGGCCGAACCCAGCATTTAGTGGAGATGTACAAGGTATATGCCCTAGCGGATGGCATATACCAACTAATGCAGAATTTCAGACATTAGAAACTTCAGTGAACCGTGATGGCAATGCATTAAAGTCAATTGGTCAAGGCAATGGGAGCGGAATTGGCACAAACACGAGTGGATTTTCCGCTTTGTTAACTGGTGGCCGCCATGCTGCTGGTTACTTCGTCAATTTTGTTTCATTCTCTTACTTTTGGAGTACTACTGATGACTATGGTAATACCGCATACTTACAATACCTGGACCATGGCAATAGTAGTTGCTACCTTAGCATCGAAAATAAGAAAGCTGGTTTCAGTATTCGTTGCATTAAAGATGAAGCAACTGTAGTTGGAATTGATAACGAGAAAGGATTTCCGTTAGAGTATTTACTTGGTCAAAACTATCCCAATCCTTTTAATCCAAGTTCAACTATAAGTTTCGCAATTCCTAAATCTTCACATGTTTCGATTAAGGTTTATGATTTACTTGGAAAAGAAATGAAAACATTAGTAGATAAAGAATTATTAGCTGGTAATCACGAAATTAGTTTTAATGGTTCAGTTTTGCCAAGCGGAATATATTTTTACAAGATTCGAGCTGGTGATTTTACTCGAACTAAGAAAATGATTTTGATGAAGTAA